One genomic segment of Leishmania major strain Friedlin complete genome, chromosome 8 includes these proteins:
- a CDS encoding putative adaptor complex protein (AP) 3 delta subunit 1, with product MFIKNIIISGFRSYREQSFPDGLSPRTNVIVGKNGSGKSNFFAAIQFVLNEKFANLRTAERKELFHVGSGRPALSVFVEIVFDNSDGRLVIPGRAEEPEVRIRRTVGLKQDEFRVNDRKFSASDVHQLLESAGFSSSNPYYVVEQGKIVSLVNMSEEERYQLIKDVAGTKVYDARRAESEHILAETKGKQGQITESIRELQRLLKELEAETAELKQYEEADRDKKCIEYCIFNAELEAANGALLKVEEEGNKQSSLLNKSQDVDEASEQKILDFSQKIMDISTEIARLEMERTAVAKDMAALTSKQAVVELDASEAAGRFARTNRELEALWKEDRELSATIQAVAVDIEKKKSLFHSSDEAAKKKAAEVETQRKVLERLQERRNRTKLFRNKAERDRWLSGEMQKNEDSIRKSKEELHSVHLEMERVEKEAVALSKQISAPNVSTADVDQRLRDHEERIKAALCRRDQLNHQRRQLWQSLHGQESVVQRLDEASRNAKQQWERAVRQDIRQGLQALSEVLHDLRNPALSAAVHGPLIDLIEVADGYKTAVEITAGNALFNVVVDSFEVSTTLLAEMNKRRKPGRVSFFPLDTCSGKAVDIATTPECLPLLSKIKYDAHFKGVVTEVFGRTAVVASLETAATMVGKMQWDVITVDGDQLGRRGGITGGFIDKRHMKLPLREREKELAAERQTARAKLDVLCQEVATVEQSITEVLNELEALRNQNMSTEREADVRLREARLMEDRRSCLATLKSNLAAAKKAVESSIAAATERVGELKRELSDDFKSAWTPEDEKRLEQLTEEVAAARVASSEMQASALQLATEVQLLEDTARHVERRKAVVADRIRELGWSRHAGSIAGGEEAAVKAEFELLSQRLQSIDHDLEQDGREREKLQSQLDALTSKRLAVARSLQERKEVAERTQMQRSVLVQRRDDALQKIRQLGVLPQGVAKFESASLGKLMYHLKAANEKLKGLSHVNRKALDQHAALQETMKALTSQQGTLSKELDSIHELMEHLDAKKEEAIERTYKQVQYQFEEVFKQLVGVESCSAELQLVASAVPNKKEDPYTGARIKVSFGLGNPVSHLEQLSGGQKSLVALALIFAIQRCDPAPFYLFDEIDAALDAEYRTSVANMMARQSSECQFLVATFKTELLDVADKVLGIFFHNKMSRIQTIAREEGVRLLKQAALEDRKRAREAE from the coding sequence ATGTTCATCAAGAACATCATCATATCTGGTTTTCGCTCGTATCGCGAACAATCGTTTCCAGATGGACTCTCCCCCAGGACAAACGTGATTGTAGGCAAGAACGGTTCTGGAAAGTCCAACTTTTTTGCCGCTATTCAGTTTGTGCTGAACGAGAAGTTCGCCAACTTGCGCACAGCGGAGCGGAAAGAACTTTTTCACGTGGGCAGTGGGAGGCCGGCGCTGTCTGTCTTTGTGGAAATCGTGTTCGATAACTCGGATGGCAGGCTTGTGATACCGGGCCGTGCTGAGGAGCCGGAGGTACGGATTCGCCGCACGGTCGGCCTAAAGCAGGATGAGTTTCGCGTGAATGATCGGAAGTTCTCGGCGTCTGATGTCCATCAGCTTCTGGAGAGTGCTggcttctcctccagcaaCCCTTACTATGTTGTGGAGCAGGGGAAGATCGTGAGTTTGGTGAACATGAGCGAGGAAGAGCGTTACCAGCTCATCAAGGATGTTGCGGGGACAAAAGTGTACGATGCGCGACGTGCGGAGAGCGAGCACATTCTTGCGGAAACGAAGGGAAAGCAAGGCCAGATCACAGAGTCGATCCGGGAGCTGCAGAGGCTACTGAAGGAACTGGAGGCCGAGACGGCGGAGCTAAAGCAGTACGAGGAGGCGGATCGGGACAAAAAGTGCATCGAATACTGCATTTTCAATGctgagctggaggcggccaATGGGGCGTTGCtgaaggtggaggaggaggggaacAAGCAATCCTCGCTTTTGAACAAATCGCAAGATGTCGACGAGGCTTCGGAGCAGAAAATATTGGATTTCTCGCAGAAAATCATGGACATTTCTACGGAGATTGCCCGTCTGGAGATGGAAAGGACGGCTGTGGCGAAGGATATGGCTGCTCTGACGAGTAagcaggcggtggtggagctggacGCCAGTGAGGCTGCTGGGAGGTTTGCCCGCACGAACCGGGAGCTTGAGGCACTCTGGAAGGAGGATCGAGAGCTTAGCGCCACCATCCAGGCGGTCGCCGTCGACATTGAAAAGAAGAAATCACTCTTCCACTCGAGCGATGAGGCGGCGAAGAAAAAGGCTGCCGAGGTGGAGACGCAGCGCAAGGTTCTCGAGCGCCTGCAAGAGCGGCGTAACCGGACAAAACTCTTCCGGAACAAAGCGGAGCGCGACAGGTGGCTGAGCGGCGAAATGCAGAAAAACGAAGACTCGATCCGAAAATCaaaggaggagctgcactcGGTTCACCTTGAAATGGAACgcgtggagaaggaggcggtTGCTTTGTCGAAGCAGATTTCAGCACCAAATGTGTCAACTGCCGATGTGGACCAGAGGTTGCGGGACCACGAGGAGCGTATCAAGGCTGCACTCTGCAGGCGAGACCAGCTGAACCATCAGCGGCGACAGTTATGGCAGTCGTTGCACGGGCAAGAAAGTGTGGTTCAGCGGCTCGACGAAGCATCGCGCAacgcgaagcagcagtgGGAGCGGGCTGTGCGCCAAGATATACGACAGGGGTTGCAGGCTCTTTCAGAGGTCCTTCACGACTTGAGAAATCCGGCGCTATCGGCTGCCGTGCATGGTCCGCTGATCGACCTTATCGAGGTGGCGGACGGTTACAAAACGGCTGTGGAAATCACGGCGGGAAACGCACTCTTCAATGTTGTCGTGGACTCGTTCGAGGTGAGCACGACTCTGCTCGCTGAGATGAACAAGCGGCGGAAACCTGGTCGTGTCTCGTTTTTCCCGTTGGACACATGCAGCGGGAAGGCTGTGGACATTGCAACGACACCGGAGTGCTTGCCGTTGCTGTCTAAGATCAAGTACGACGCGCACTTCAAGGGTGTGGTGACTGAGGTGTTTGGGAGGACGGCTGTCGTTGCCTCGCTGGAAACGGCAGCCACGATGGTGGGCAAGATGCAGTGGGACGTCATCACGGTGGACGGCGATCAGCTGGGTCGCAGGGGCGGAATCACGGGTGGTTTCATTGACAAGCGCCACATGAAGCTTCCTCTTCGCGAGCGCGAAAAGGAGCTGGCCGCCGAACGTCAGACAGCACGCGCAAAGCTGGACGTCCTGTGCCAAGAAGTGGCCACGGTGGAGCAGAGCATCACGGAGGTGCTCAACGAGCTTGAGGCGCTTCGCAATCAGAATATGTCGACGGAGCGGGAAGCGGATGTCCGGCTGCGTGAGGCGCGCCTGATGGAGGATCGTCGATCTTGCCTGGCCACTCTGAAGTCGAACTTGGCGGCAGCCAAGAAGGCGGTAGAGAGTTccatcgcggcggcgacggagagaGTGGGAGAGCTGAAGAGGGAGCTCTCCGACGACTTCAAGAGCGCATGGACGCCGGAGGACGAGAAGAGGCTAGAGCAACTGACAGAGGAAGTGGCTGCCGCTCGAGTGGCGTCGTCCGAGATGCAGGCGAGTGCACTGCAATTGGCTACCGAGGTTCAGCTTCTGGAAGACACTGCGCGGCACGTGGAGCGGCGTAAGGCGGTTGTCGCTGACCGCATCCGCGAGCTGGGCTGGTCGAGGCATGCCGGCAGCATCGCGGGTGGAGAAGAGGCTGCTGTGAAGGCCGAGTTCGAGTTGCTttcgcagcggctgcagagTATCGACCATGACTTGGAGCAAGACGGCCGCGAGCGCGAGAAGCTGCAGTCGCAGCTTGATGCGCTGACATCGAAGcggctggcggtggcgcggagCTTGCAGGAGCGCAAGGAGGTCGCGGAGAGGACGCAGATGCAGCGGAGTgtgctggtgcagcgccgcgatgATGCGCTGCAGAAGATCCGGCAGCTGGGAGTGCTGCCTCAGGGGGTTGCCAAGTTCGAGTCGGCGTCTCTCGGGAAGCTGATGTACCACTTGAAGGCAGCCAATGAAAAGCTCAAGGGCTTGTCGCACGTGAACCGCAAGGCTCTCGACCAGCACGCGGCCCTCCAGGAGACTATGAAAGCCCTCACGTCGCAGCAGGGGACACTATCCAAAGAACTGGACAGCATTCATGAACTGATGGAGCACTTGGACGcaaagaaggaggaggccatCGAGCGCACGTACAAGCAGGTTCAGTACCAATTTGAGGAGGTGTTTAAGCAGCTCGTAGGCGTGGAGAGCTGctcggcggagctgcagcttGTCGCGTCTGCGGTGCCGAACAAGAAGGAGGACCCGTACACTGGTGCACGTATCAAGGTGTCGTTTGGTCTTGGAAACCCTGTCAGCCACCTGGAGCAGCTTAGTGGCGGGCAGAAGTCTCTCGTCGCTTTGGCGCTCATCTTTGCGATCCAGCGCTGCGACCCTGCGCCGTTCTACCTGTTTGACGAAATCGATGCCGCTCTCGATGCGGAGTACCGCACATCTGTAGCGAACATGATGGCGCGTCAGTCCAGCGAGTGCCAGTTCCTCGTGGCGACCTTCAAGACGGAGCTCCTGGACGTCGCGGACAAGGTGCTCGGCATTTTCTTCCACAACAAGATGAGCCGCATCCAGACTATtgcgagggaggagggtgtgAGGCTGCTGAAGCAGGCGGCACTTGAGGACCGGAAACGAGCCCGCGAAGCCGAGTAG
- a CDS encoding putative Qc-SNARE protein, which translates to MPIKYSCVNDETKLLAEHPAGEQPKLAETMQKVIATVPPKEYRHKTIEDKDGGVNYNYISNGEGRIVACVTTSDMRMRTVFAFLEAVEPLVRGSVGPQGAELRNGKKLLQQKMEFYNNPQNDKITALNDDINQVVDVMIDNMDKVLARGDRIDTLHEKSSTLADQAQQFQQRSTELKRNLCMKNLKLTLMIVGAVVVVLIIILMIACKPNFSRCR; encoded by the coding sequence ATGCCGATCAAGTACAGCTGCGTTAATGACGAGACCAAGCTTCTGGCCGAGCACCCGGCCGGCGAGCAGCCGAAGCTGGCCGAGACGATGCAGAAGGTCATTGCTACCGTGCCACCCAAGGAGTATCGACACAAGACGATCGAGGACAAGGATGGCGGTGTCAACTACAATTATATCAGCAATGGCGAGGGGCGCATTGTGGCGTGCGTGACAACAAGTGacatgcgcatgcgcaccgtCTTCGCGTTTCTGGAGGCCGTCGAGCCACTGGTTCGAGGCAGCGTCGGTCCGCAGGGCGCTGAGTTGCGCAATGGCaagaagctgctgcagcagaagaTGGAGTTCTACAACAACCCTCAGAACGACAAGATCACCGCGCTGAATGATGACATTAATCAGGTAGTGGATGTCATGATAGACAACATGGACAAGGTGCTAGCGCGTGGTGACCGTATCGACACACTGCATGAGAAGTCCTCCACTCTTGCGGATCAGGCGCAGCAGTTCCAGCAGCGCTCCACGGAGCTGAAGCGAAACCTCTGCATGAAGAACCTGAAGCTCACCCTCATGATTGTCGGCGCCGTGGTCGTTGTTCTCATCATCATTCTTATGATTGCATGCAAGCCGAACTTCTCACGCTGCCGTTGA
- a CDS encoding putative phosphoglycerate mutase protein, translating to MAHIHVCRHGQDMDNVRGILNGHRDQPLSELGRRQAAAVADKIKESGVNYAAIYSSPLQRALETASAICAAVNVQVQVRADLIERDFGVLSGKPYADIPKYAGDRVLQGDKVLYFLEVESCETFDKCYERAQGVLADMDAAHAGEHVLLVCHGDIGKMLQAANAKVGWQDGLRLPYFANTEVIEL from the coding sequence ATGGCCCACATCCACGTCTGCCGCCACGGCCAGGATATGGACAACGTGCGCGGCATTTTAAATGGGCACCGCGACCAGCCGCTTTCTGAGCTGGGCCGTCGTCAGGCTGCAGCTGTTGCCGACAAGATCAAGGAGAGCGGTGTCAACTACGCCGCCATCTACTCCTCTCCGTTGCAGCGCGCTCTCgagacggcgtcggcgatcTGTGCCGCCGTGAACGTACAGGTGCAGGTGCGTGCCGACCTAATCGAACGCGACTTTGGCGTCTTGTCGGGAAAGCCGTACGCTGACATACCCAAGTACGCTGGTGATAGGGTGCTGCAGGGAGACAAGGTTTTATATTTTCTCGAAGTTGAGAGCTGTGAGACCTTCGACAAGTGCTACGAACGGGCGCAGGGCGTGCTCGCGGATAtggacgcggcgcacgctggcgaacACGTCTTGCTCGTGTGTCACGGTGACATTGGGAAGATGCTGCAAGCCGCAAATGCCAAGGTGGGGTGGCAGGATGGACTTCGACTCCCCTATTTTGCCAACACAGAGGTGATTGAGCTATAG
- a CDS encoding putative ATP-dependent DEAD/H RNA helicase codes for MNYAPIRTDFYVVPPDMTNLTAQEMRELLRELDGAKVRGQDVPRPIRSWHGTGLPDRVLEVLEEHEYKCPFAVQSLGVPALMSGRDLLLTAKTGSGKTLCYALPLIRHCADQPRCEKGEGPIGLVLVPTQELAMQVFTLLDELGEAARLRCVASYGSTSLSDNIRHAKVGCELMVATPGRLLDLLTVNGGKTLSLSRVSFVIVDEADRLFDSGFMEHVEAFLKNIRPDRVTGMISATMPKELRGVVAQHLRNPVVISVGGKPTPASNVEQQFFFFDEEVYDANNIKADMSPRLVKLVALLGDEGGDGQNLILVFTQRKEEVDELLGRLTTLGYANRVATLYSGMDPIDREFALEHFVPGKQFILVATAVAERGLDIPYLGLVINYRLPNHYEAYVHRIGRTGRAGRSGRAVSFFTRGKDDDIAPELVEGLERAEQRVPEELYEVAEKVRALRKSGDARYNSGFFRGYRDAKAQRFTDRDKKEKMREAARAAGLEQFLSSSSESDSDASSDENANITAVPVQSRARAASAKEAAANAMALTLHRGAHSGALTLSSAQEDRISKALAFAQKTTTATTMAADEATMVRFQSEYPINDLPDAVRGKLQSGTFMRSIAEETETSLIRKGVYFDPRYKHSRRMKEGEKPLYLLIVGRSMEAVRAARSKLDEVKAELLSKQKKTGSVTGATI; via the coding sequence ATGAACTACGCCCCCATTCGCACAGACTTCTACGTGGTGCCGCCGGACATGACGAACCTCACAGCACAGGAGATGCGAGAGCTGTTGCGGGAGCTGGATGGGGCAAAAGTTCGCGGGCAAGATGTACCGCGGCCGATTCGCTCCTGGCATGGCACCGGACTGCCGGATcgcgtgctggaggtgctggaggagcacgAGTACAAGTGCCCTTTTGCGGTGCAGTCACTTGGCGTGCCTGCGCTGATGAGCGGACGGGATTTACTCCTCACAGCAAAGACGGGGTCCGGCAAAACGCTCTGctacgcgctgccgctcatcCGGCACTGCGCGGACCAGCCGCGGTGTGAGAAGGGCGAGGGTCCTATAGGGCTGGTACTTGTTCCCACGCAGGAGCTCGCTATGCAGGTATTCACGCTTCTCGACGAGCTGGGGGAGGCTGCTaggctgcgctgcgtcgcctcgTACGGCAGCACGTCACTATCCGACAATATTCGTCATGCCAAGGTGGGGTGTGAGTTGATGGTGGCAACGCCCGGTCGTCTGCTAGACCTTCTCACAGTGAACGGCGGGAAGACGTTGAGCCTGTCCCGCGTTTCCTTCGTCATCGTTGACGAGGCGGACCGCCTCTTCGACAGCGGCTTCATGGAGCACGTGGAAGCGTTTCTAAAAAACATACGCCCTGACCGCGTAACAGGGATGATCAGCGCTACGATGccgaaggagctgcgcgggGTAGTAGCGCAGCACCTACGGAACCCCGTCGTCATTTCCGTCGGCGGAAAACCGACGCCTGCCTCAAATGTCGAGCAGCAGTTCTTCTTTttcgacgaggaggtgtACGACGCGAACAACATCAAGGCAGACATGAGCCCACGTCTTGTAAAGCTagtggcgctgctgggcgATGAGGGCGGTGACGGTCAGAACCTAATCCTGGTCTTTACTCAACGGAAGGAGGAGGTAGACGAGTTGCTGGGGCGGCTTACCACGCTGGGCTACGCCAACCGCGTGGCAACACTCTACAGCGGCATGGACCCCATCGACCGCGAGTTCGCGCTGGAGCACTTTGTTCCAGGCAAGCAGTTTATTctcgtcgccaccgcagtTGCAGAGCGCGGCTTGGATATTCCGTATCTGGGCCTCGTGATCAACTATCGCTTGCCCAACCACTACGAGGCGTATGTGCATCGTATCGGCCGCACCGGCCGTGCCGGGCGCAGCGGGCGTGCCGTGAGCTTTTTCACTCGTGGTAAGGATGACGACATCGCTCCAGAGCTGGTGGAAGGGCTGGAGCGCGCAGAGCAGCGAGTGCCAGAGGAGTTGTACGAGGTTGCGGAGaaggtgcgtgcgctgcgcaagTCTGGTGATGCCCGGTACAACAGCGGCTTCTTTCGCGGCTACCGCGACGCGAAGGCGCAGCGCTTCACGGATCGTGACAAGAAGGAGAAGATGCGCGAGGCTGCCCGCGCGGCCGGGTTAGAGCAGTTTCTCAGCTCTTCCTCAGAGTCCGACTCGGATGCCTCGAGCGACGAAAATGCGAACATCACTGCGGTGCCGGTGCAATCGAGAgcccgcgccgcgtcggcgaaggaggcagcggcgaacgcgatggcgctgacgctgcaccgcggtgcgcacagcggcgcgctgACGTTGTCCTCTGCGCAGGAGGACCGCATTTCCAAGGCGCTGGCATTTGCGCAGAAAACAACCACGGCGACCACGATggcggcggacgaggcgACGATGGTGCGCTTTCAGAGTGAGTACCCCATCAATGACTTGCCCGATGCCGTGCGTGGCAAGTTGCAGAGCGGCACTTTTATGCGCTCCATcgcggaggagacggagacaTCGTTGATCCGAAAGGGTGTGTACTTCGACCCACGCTACAAGCACTCGCGGCGGATGAAGGAGGGGGAAAAGCCGCTGTATTTGCTGATAGTGGGACGGtcgatggaggcggtgcgggcAGCTCGCAGCAAACTCGACGAGGTGAAGGCAGAGCTGCTGAGCAAACAGAAGAAGACGGGATCTGTGACTGGTGCCACGATCTAG
- a CDS encoding putative adaptor complex protein (AP) 3 delta subunit 1 — MSLAAFTQCSLAAVVRNLRSAPGGTEEEAVDRYIADTKNEVNVADPFVKMVAIQKATYFHMLGYSSQYADFRVVEMMASSIFLHKRIAYLAACLTFTEDTDVIPLMTASLKRDLSSSNQFEVGLALYCIASICTPDMAHDVVADVVNLLGHPRAYVRKKATLSLYRVFLSYPESLRVTYVRLKEKLEDNNEKMDTDPAVRGAVVCVLCELARRNPANFLGLAVPFYSLLSSVHSNWTLIKIVKVFGYFAPLEPRLGKKLVEPITNLINTTGAKSVQYECLLAVANGMSQVSSLKKLAAEKIRGFVEDADPNLKFLGLEALSLLVASSESRKLLADQREVVLRCLDDPDSTIRLKALYLLRDLTTRKTVISHINEMLDRCVRTPPDEEWSNAVIRTIIETAQTDDYEWIQDFEWYLSVLLDLCVVELTVYTHGGFMEQELVCILSRVNGVRRAGVEEIVPLLTNVRLLGGDRQHSTQWRILCAAAFICGEYPHWLPDIAEACRALLAEPITLLPAEVQLACVAAVGKIAAYVYQPCARHVQLCNGEEECRAAEEGEQRIVPSLAELTRRVLLPEAEEAAARAHRGLRRFCHSAFPSVLERAHLVHYQVMEHPEVGPKLYEAVLPPVAAGAQDAIELPEDVDLDAPFCENVAMLMALSGSDEDDGSDGGALGGYGGLGGSGDDDLNADFNLEYRIEQQRRSELARREEMAPYYLRDSADASVVASEDFGAPSRPLRSAQPICCDGGLGSPAGAESRHRQHTRSRCPQKVFSINRQLSKPSDYEEKKAAQWRRSNSPEEDEATRKLRGIDVTRALRADERLPETLSYAQLLQQQQHKGKGGNELYADAMVASHAVEAVPVALYKERPLGLYVTVTGCKVRRDGFHLSGTVECVNATSSSVVRDVRLTAMPTAAFAMGDVTLRLEAVKSDVAEDASGGASVTVVERLKGSATVRVPIVVRLSHLPSSLADAPLSLNLSWTAERKHHQVALTLPLEYVYFSKPVMPGSVLTSHEYLEDVVGKALAAAPIATAFVPCNKTAIMTGVMAAMPQLRLSPIDVFKDALSMYGLLHGRKSELAHTHVAVLLQEQEVDGSKGILVTVRCHYPVLSEALIVKLAELVGVH, encoded by the coding sequence ATGTCGCTCGCCGCTTTCACGCAGTGTTCtctcgcggcggtggtgcgcaacCTCCGCAGCGCCCCAGGAGgaacagaggaggaggcggtagACAGGTACATCGCGGACACGAAGAATGAGGTGAACGTCGCCGATCCGTTCGTGAAAATGGTGGCGATTCAGAAGGCGACTTATTTTCACATGCTTGGGTATAGCTCGCAGTACGCTGACTTCCGCGTCGTGGAGATGATGGCGAGTTCCATTTTTCTGCACAAGCGCATTGCTTACCTGGCTGCCTGCCTCACCTTTACCGAGGACACGGACGTCATTCCTCTcatgacggcgtcgctgaaGCGCGATTTGAGCAGTAGCAACCAATTTGAGGTTGGCCTCGCCTTGTACTGCATCGCATCAATCTGCACCCCTGACATGGCGCACGACGTCGTGGCGGACGTTGTCAACCTGCTGGGTCACCCtcgtgcgtatgtgcgcaAGAAGGCGACGCTCAGCCTCTACCGCGTCTTTCTAAGTTACCCCGAGTCGCTGCGCGTGACATACGTCCGACTGAAGGAGAAGCTCGAagacaacaacgaaaagatGGACACCGACCCCGCCGtacgcggcgccgtcgtgtgcgtgctgtgcgAGTTGGCGCGGCGCAACCCAGCCAATTTTCTAGGCTTGGCCGTCCCTTTCTACTCCCTTCTGTCCTCCGTGCACAGCAACTGGACACTGATCAAGATTGTGAAGGTGTTCGGCTACTTCGCGCCGCTCGAGCCGAGACTGGGGAAGAAGCTTGTGGAGCCCATCACAAACCTGATCAACACCACCGGCGCCAAGTCAGTGCAGTACGAGTGCCTCCTGGCCGTTGCGAATGGAATGAGCCAAGTGTCGTCGCTGAAAAAGTTGGCTGCGGAGAAGATTCGTGGTTTTGTCGAGGACGCCGATCCGAACTTGAAGTTCCTCGGGCTGGAGGCACTCTCCCTGCTGGTCGCCTCCTCTGAAAGCCGAAAGCTGCTCGCGGATCAGAGGGAGGTGGTGCTGAGGTGCTTGGACGACCCAGACAGCACCATCCGACTCAAGGCTTTGTACCTTTTGCGAGACCTGACCACGCGCAAGACGGTGATCTCGCATATCAACGAAATGCTTGAccgctgcgtgcgcacgccACCTGACGAGGAGTGGTCGAACGCCGTCATTCGAACGATCATCGAAACGGCGCAGACGGACGATTACGAGTGGATCCAGGACTTTGAGTGGTACCTTAGTGTGTTGCTCGACCTGTGCGTGGTGGAGCTGACGGTGTACACCCACGGCGGCTTCATGGAGCAGGAGCTGGTCTGTATTTTGTCGCGCGTGAACGGTGTGCGGCGGGCCGGTGTGGAGGAGATAGTCCCGCTGCTGACAAATGTGCGCTTGCTCGGCGGCGACCGGCAGCACTCCACGCAGTGGCGcatcctctgcgccgccgccttcatcTGCGGCGAGTATCCGCATTGGCTTCCCGACATTGCGGAGGCGTGCCGGGCTCTTCTCGCCGAGCCCATCACACTGCTGCCcgcggaggtgcagctggcttgtgtggcggcggtgggaaAGATTGCCGCGTACGTGTATCAGCCGTGTGCTCGTCATGTTCAGCTGTGCAACGGCGAAGAGGAGTGCCGCGCAGccgaagagggagagcagcggaTTGTCCCGTCGCTGGCGGAGCTCACACGCAGAGTGTTGTTGCCGGAAGCCGAGGaggccgctgcgcgagctcaTCGTGGCCTACGACGCTTCTGTCATAGCGCGTTTCCAAGTGTGCTGGAGCGCGCGCATCTGGTCCATTATCAGGTGATGGAGCATCCCGAGGTAGGGCCAAAGCTGTACGAGGCAGTCCTCCCCCCCGTGGCTGCCGGGGCGCAGGATGCGATCGAGTTGCCAGAAGACGTGGATCTGGATGCCCCCTTCTGCGAGAACGTCGCGATGCTCATGGCGTTGAGCGGCAgtgacgaggacgacggcagcgacggtggtgcgctggGTGGCTACGGTGGTCTCGGCGGTAGTGGGGATGATGATTTGAATGCTGATTTCAACTTGGAATACCGTAtcgaacagcagcgccgctcagAGCTGGCGCGGCGGGAGGAGATGGCCCCTTACTACCTGCGTGACTCGGCAGATGCGAGCGTGGTCGCATCCGAGGACTTTGGCGCCCcgtcgcggccgctgcgctctGCGCAGCCAAtctgctgcgatggcggcCTCGGCTCCCCTGCTGGCGCAGAATCTCGACACCGCCAACACACGCGGTCCCGTTGTCCGCAGAAGGTCTTCAGCATCAACCGCCAACTGTCTAAGCCGTCAGACTACGAGGAAAAGAAGGCGGCGCAGTGGCGCCGATCAAACTCAcccgaggaggacgaggcgacGCGCAAGCTGCGCGGTATCGACGTTACTCGCGCCCTGCGCGCCGATGAACGCCTGCCGGAGACACTGTCCTACGCccagctccttcagcagcagcagcacaagggcAAGGGCGGCAACGAGTTATACGCGGATGCGATGGTGGCGTCTCACGCCGTTGAGGCGGTCCCAGTCGCCCTGTACAAGGAGCGTCCACTGGGGTTGTACGTGACGGTGACAGGTTGCAAGGTGCGCAGGGACGGCTTCCACCTCAGCGGCACGGTGGAGTGTGTGAACgccacgagcagcagcgttgtTCGCGACGTGCGCCTGACGGCCATGCCGACGGCCGCATTTGCCATGGGGGACGTtacgctgcgcctcgaggCGGTGAAGTCGGATGTGGCCGAGGACGCGAGTGGCGGCGCTTCCGTGACAGTGGTCGAGAGGCTGAAGGGgtcggcgacggtgcgggTGCCGATTGTTGTGCGGCTGAGTCACCTGCCCTCGTCTCTTGCggacgcgccgctgtcgctgaaCCTCAGCTGGACTGCAGAGCGCAAGCATCACCAGGTAGCACTGACACTACCGCTAGAGTACGTCTACTTCTCGAAGCCGGTGATGCCGGGCTCCGTGCTCACGTCTCACGAGTACCTCGAGGATGTTGTCGGCAAGGCCCTCGCGGCAGCCCCGATCGCCACGGCCTTTGTGCCATGCAACAAGACAGCGATTATGACTGGAGTTATGGCTGCCATGCCACAGCTGCGCCTGTCCCCGATTGATGTGTTCAAGGATGCGCTCTCCATGTACGGCCTCCTGCACGGCCGCAAGTCGGagctggcacacacgcatgtgGCGGTGCTCCTGCAGGAGCAGGAAGTGGACGGTTCCAAAGGGATTCTGGTGACGGTGCGATGTCACTATCCTGTACTGAGCGAGGCCCTCATTGTgaagctggcggagctggtggGTGTACACTAA